The following are encoded together in the Lactuca sativa cultivar Salinas chromosome 1, Lsat_Salinas_v11, whole genome shotgun sequence genome:
- the LOC111909391 gene encoding uncharacterized protein LOC111909391 — MTAFEGDAIRWFQWENKRSPMIQWEDMKLKLLKHFGITGHGSLFENFLEVKQEGTVADYRRKYVNLAAPLEGISEEVFLSQFMKGLKPIIKAETRLVSPTNVSDAMDIASRIEVKNKTLKSDGNGVDDHEEVDQGVLAYLRFPPN; from the coding sequence ATGACAGCTTTTGAAGGTGACGCAATTAGATGGTTTCAATGGGAGAATAAGAGAAGTCCGATGATTCAATGGGAAGACATGAAACTGAAATTGTTGAAGCATTTCGGAATCACCGGTCATGGTTCACTCTTTGAAAATTTTCTGGAAGTGAAACAGGAGGGCACTGTTGCTGATTATCGAAGGAAATATGTGAATTTAGCTGCACCTTTAGAAGGTATATCCGAAGAGGTGTTCTTGAGTCAGTTTATGAAAGGATTAAAACCGATTATCAAAGCTGAAACTAGGCTTGTTTCACCTACAAACGTGTCTGATGCAATGGATATTGCAAGTAGAATTGAAGTGAAGAATAAAACCCTCAAAAGTGATGGAAATGGGGTCGATGATCATGAAGAAGTTGATCAAGGGGTTCTTGCCTATCTCCGGTTTCCTCCAAATTAG
- the LOC111909400 gene encoding uncharacterized protein LOC111909400, with protein sequence MMSLTARVDELESRMKLVQTEIGNVQSEIGSMKEDMQKMMKLFELFIRNVGNDREMNRFTAIKERKLDLPTFDGNDPEDWILRAEHHFDLNHLTNEERLEAAAIAFEGDAIRWFQWESKRSPMIEWEDMKLKLLKHFGITGSGSLFEKFLEVKQEGSVADYRRKFVNLAAPLDDISEEMFLGKFMSGLQPMIRSELRLFSPENVSDAMDIASRIEKKNKSLKSAGIWFDNQEEVDQGVLAYLRFPPNYGREVGIHINELEERLNLSHDKIMESIRRLEDERKIYSSIDDFHYKAISMN encoded by the exons ATGATGTCGCTTACAGCGAGAGTCGATGAGTTGGAATCGAGAATGAAATTAGTGCAAACGGAAATCGGCAATGTTCAATCAGAAATTGGATCGATGAAAGAAGATATGCAGAAGATGATGAAGCTATTCGAACTATTCATCAGAAACGTGGGTAATGATCGTGAGATGAATCGTTTTACTGCAATTAAAGAAAGAAAACTGGATTTACCTACTTTCGACGGAAATGATCCGGAAGATTGGATCCTTAGAGCAGAACATCACTTTGATCTCAATCATCTAACAAATGAAGAACGTCTGGAAGCAGCGGCGATAGCATTTGAAGGCGACGCGATTAGATGGTTTCAATGGGAGAGTAAGCGAAGTCCGATGATTGAATGGGAAGACATGAAACTCAAATTGTTGAAGCATTTCGGAATCACGGGATCTGGTTCACTCTTTGAGAAATTTCTCGAAGTGAAACAGGAGGGCAGTGTCGCTGATTATCGAAGGAAATTTGTGAATTTAGCTGCACCTTTAGATGATATATCTGAAGAGATGTTCTTGGGTAAGTTTATGAGTGGTTTACAACCGATGATCAGATCTGAACTGAGGCTTTTTTCACCGGAAAACGTGTCTGATGCTATGGATATTGCAAGTAGAATTGAAAAGAAGAATAAATCCCTCAAAAGTGCTGGAATTTGGTTCGATAATCAGGAAGAAGTTGATCAAGGGGTTCTTGCTTATCTCCGGTTTCCTCCAAATTA tgGTAGAGAAGTGGGCATACATATAAATGAACTTGAAGAGAGGCTGAATCTTTCTCATGACAAAATCAT GGAATCAATAAGAAGACTTGAAGATGAACGCAAGATATATTCATCAATTGATGACTTCCACTACAAAGCAATAAGCATGAATTGA